Genomic window (Anaerolineae bacterium):
AAAAGGCCTGACCGGGCCACCCGGTCAGGCCTTTTTGGGCTCTCGTCCAGGGGGATTTACTTGGACTCTTCCAACTCCCGCTTGCGGGCCTCGACGATTTCCTGCTGCAGGTGAGCCGGCACCTGCTCGTAGTGGGAGAACTCCATCTCAAACACGCCCCGACCGCCCGTCAACGAACGCAGGTCCGTGGTGTAGCGCAACATCTCAGCCAAAGGCACCTGGGCGGTGATCGTGGAGCGGCCCTTTTCAGTTTCCATCCCCTGCACCCGGGCGCGACGGGTGTTCAAGTCGCCCAGCACATCGCCCATGTTAGCTTCAGGCACGATGATGCGCACATTGTAAATCGGCTCCAACAACACCGGCCCGGCGTTCTGCACGGCCAACTTGAAGCACTCCCGGGCGGCGATTTCAAAGGCGATGGGCTTGGAGTCCACCGGGTGCTCCTTGCCGTCGTACACCGCGACCTTCACATTGACCACCGGGTAGCCTGCCAGCACCCCTTCTTTCATCACGCCCTTGATGCCCTTTTCAATGGCCGGCTGGAAGGTAGAGGAGATGGCACCGCCGAACACTTCCCAGGCGAAATCGTAGTCGCTTTCGGGATTGGGCTCCACCCGCATATGCACCTCGGCGAACTGGCCCGCGCCACCAGTTTGCTTCTTGTGACGATATTGCGCCTGACCGGTCTTGGTGATGGTCTCGCGGTAGGGCACCTTGACCGGCTCGGTCTCTAAGTTCAACTGGAACTTGGTGCGCGCCTTGCGGATGGCCACATCGATGTGCTGATCCCCCATCCCCTGCAAGATGGTCTGCTTGGTCGAACCATCGTGATACCAGGAGAGGGTGGGGTCCTCCTCGGCCAGACGGCTGAGGGTGGGGCCCAGTTTGGCCGAATCGGCCTGGCTTTGCGGCGCCACGGCCACGCGATAAAGAGCCGTGGGGTATTCGGGCATGGACACCTTGACCGAGAAGCCCTTATCGCACAGCGTATCTCCGGTGGCCGTCTCGCCCAGTTTAGGCACCGTGCCTAAGTCGCCCGCGTGGAGCAACGGCACGCTGATCTGCTCCTTGCCACGCATCACAGCCAAGTTGCTGATGCGCTCCTCGATCTCCCTGTTGGCGTTCCACACTCGGATGTCGTTCTTCAGCACGCCGGAGACCACCTTGAAGTAGGTAATCTTCCCCACGAAGGGGTCAGCGGTGGTCTTCCACACATAAGCGGCCAGCGGACCGGCGTCGTCGGCCTTGAGTTCCACTTCGCCGTCGGGGCCCTGCGCCTTCACGGGCGGCACATCGGCCGGGGAGGGCATCAGATCCACGATAAGGTCCAGGAGCCGCTGCAGGCCGATTTTCTTCTCGCCAGCAGCCACCAACACGGGGATGTAGTCGCCCTGGGCGATCACACCCCGCAGGCCTTGGACGATTTCCTCGGCCGTCAACGCTTCGCCTTCCAGGTATTTTTCCAGCAGGGCGTCGTCGCCCTCGGCCGCCGCCTCGATGAGTTCCATGCGGGCCTCTTCGGCGGCGTCGGCCAACTCCGCGGGGATATCCTGCTCGGCGTTCTCCGGGCCCACATAGGCTTTCATGGTGAGCAGGTCCACCACGCCCTGGAACCCTTCCCCGGCGCCCCAGGGGAGTTGCAGCGGGAGAAAGCGCGCCTCAAAAATCTCCCTGGCCTGGTCGAGCACCTGCTGGAAATTGGCATTCTCCCGATCCATCTTGTTGATCAACAAAAACCGCGCCCGACCGAACTTGTCAGCATAGGACCAGGCCACTTCGGTACCCACTTCCACCCCGGCCACGGCGTCCACCACCACCACGGCCCCATCGGCCACATATAGGGCGGAGATCACCTCGCCCACAAAGTCCGTGTACCCCGGCGTGTCCAGGAAGTTGATCTTATGCTCCCGATACTCCACCGGGATCATGGCCGTGGAGAGGGACAACTGACGCCGCTTCTCCTCGTCCTCAAAATCCGATATCGTGGTCCCGTCCTGCACACTGCCCATGCGGGTGGTGACCCCCAGATAATGCAACACGGCCTCGGTGAGCATGGTTTTCCCAGCGCCACTGTGGGATACCAACGCGATGTTACGGATTCGTTCCGTCGTGTACTCTTTCATGAAGGGCCTTCCTTCCTGTGGGATGCCTTCGGAAGCCCGAAGGGGGTAGCCAATAAAGGAAATAAAAGCGCAAACCTATGGGCAGA
Coding sequences:
- a CDS encoding elongation factor G yields the protein MKEYTTERIRNIALVSHSGAGKTMLTEAVLHYLGVTTRMGSVQDGTTISDFEDEEKRRQLSLSTAMIPVEYREHKINFLDTPGYTDFVGEVISALYVADGAVVVVDAVAGVEVGTEVAWSYADKFGRARFLLINKMDRENANFQQVLDQAREIFEARFLPLQLPWGAGEGFQGVVDLLTMKAYVGPENAEQDIPAELADAAEEARMELIEAAAEGDDALLEKYLEGEALTAEEIVQGLRGVIAQGDYIPVLVAAGEKKIGLQRLLDLIVDLMPSPADVPPVKAQGPDGEVELKADDAGPLAAYVWKTTADPFVGKITYFKVVSGVLKNDIRVWNANREIEERISNLAVMRGKEQISVPLLHAGDLGTVPKLGETATGDTLCDKGFSVKVSMPEYPTALYRVAVAPQSQADSAKLGPTLSRLAEEDPTLSWYHDGSTKQTILQGMGDQHIDVAIRKARTKFQLNLETEPVKVPYRETITKTGQAQYRHKKQTGGAGQFAEVHMRVEPNPESDYDFAWEVFGGAISSTFQPAIEKGIKGVMKEGVLAGYPVVNVKVAVYDGKEHPVDSKPIAFEIAARECFKLAVQNAGPVLLEPIYNVRIIVPEANMGDVLGDLNTRRARVQGMETEKGRSTITAQVPLAEMLRYTTDLRSLTGGRGVFEMEFSHYEQVPAHLQQEIVEARKRELEESK